The Acetivibrio saccincola genome window below encodes:
- a CDS encoding GntR family transcriptional regulator has translation MAWDLKSDRPIYTQLVEQIELMICSGVYPAGSKLPSVRDFAKEAGVNPNTMQRALAKLEEDGLVYTNRTSGKFVTEDRKMIEQVKNRLAKEHIKDFLNKMAELGFDSKDVISSLLKMAEEMKK, from the coding sequence ATGGCTTGGGACCTTAAATCAGACCGGCCCATTTATACACAGTTGGTGGAACAAATTGAATTAATGATTTGTTCCGGAGTATACCCTGCAGGTTCGAAACTTCCATCAGTCCGGGATTTTGCAAAAGAAGCCGGGGTAAATCCCAATACCATGCAAAGAGCTCTTGCAAAGCTTGAAGAAGATGGTTTGGTGTATACCAACCGTACTAGTGGAAAATTTGTAACGGAGGATAGGAAAATGATTGAACAGGTTAAAAACAGACTTGCTAAAGAGCATATTAAAGATTTTTTAAACAAGATGGCAGAATTGGGTTTTGATAGTAAGGACGTTATTTCCAGTTTATTAAAAATGGCAGAGGAGATGAAAAAATGA
- the pgeF gene encoding peptidoglycan editing factor PgeF, with protein MESRFRENDGILYVENNGVQFLQFKSLLKYKNITHCFTTRNGGVSKNEYSSLNLAFNKNDDKKNVYENFKRLSKAVGIDIENMVFSNQVHDNKIKVVGREDRGKGIVRESDIIGIDGLITNEKEVALVTFYADCVPVFLYDSVKNVIGLVHSGWRGTVKEISKVAVRKMNEFFHCNSEDIEVVIGPSIGKCCFEVHENVFLEFKKEISWSRGYSEKVNSKWHIDLQGIIKKSLMSEGIREENIYNSGICTKCNKDLFFSHRGDKGKTGTLAAIIQLK; from the coding sequence TTGGAGAGTAGATTCAGAGAAAATGACGGCATTCTTTATGTAGAAAATAACGGGGTTCAGTTTTTACAGTTTAAAAGCCTTTTAAAATATAAAAACATCACCCATTGTTTTACTACGAGGAACGGGGGAGTAAGCAAAAATGAATATAGTTCATTGAATTTGGCATTTAATAAAAATGATGACAAGAAAAATGTTTATGAAAACTTTAAAAGACTTTCAAAGGCAGTTGGTATTGATATTGAAAATATGGTATTTTCAAATCAGGTACATGATAATAAAATAAAAGTAGTTGGCAGGGAAGACAGAGGCAAGGGGATAGTAAGGGAAAGTGATATTATAGGCATTGACGGTCTTATTACAAATGAAAAAGAAGTAGCCCTGGTTACTTTTTATGCTGACTGCGTGCCGGTATTTTTGTACGATTCGGTGAAGAATGTAATAGGATTAGTCCATTCAGGATGGAGGGGCACAGTAAAGGAAATATCCAAAGTGGCAGTTAGAAAAATGAATGAGTTTTTTCATTGTAATTCTGAAGATATTGAGGTGGTTATTGGACCTTCTATAGGAAAATGCTGTTTTGAAGTTCATGAGAATGTATTTTTAGAGTTTAAAAAAGAGATTAGCTGGAGCAGAGGATATTCGGAAAAAGTTAATTCAAAATGGCATATAGACCTTCAGGGGATTATAAAAAAGTCTCTGATGTCAGAGGGAATAAGGGAGGAAAATATTTATAACAGCGGTATATGTACAAAATGCAATAAAGATTTGTTTTTTTCCCACAGGGGTGACAAGGGCAAAACGGGAACATTGGCAGCCATTATCCAGTTAAAATGA
- a CDS encoding methyl-accepting chemotaxis protein, with translation MMLSNFKKILSRFRFNNFINFKKLSNSFIVPTTILVFIALSTFTIITSLMEQSKQKQALEQTINNILKLAEYSAVDPLWNYNMSGIEYLGDALMEIPEIAAVSINNENGVEIYGKEKEGPAFQNSSFLTTKTSDVIKDETKLGEIQLAFTSYYTNKALINKIIGNTILSLGVILIIFIVITLISKSISKNIDKIIKVMREVEQGNLSKTVNITSKNEIGVLCRQLNTMIQSLAKLITESINTSRELFSASENLLDVSNKYYEIIGSTSSAVGNIAQGAVDQAEQVNNGAIKVKELSDCIERVFNSSNLLAEEIAATENYKESSTNIISDLLNKTHRSSIALENIYKAIIESNKGIEKINLVTQVISDISTQTNLLSLNAAIEAARAGEAGKGFAVVADEIRKLADQSSKSVKEINLIVADILKKSENTVEIVKDIESITKYQSESVIHTEEIFNKISDAIVKIKLQINELFDLCQNMDSKREEITSMIEDLSAISEETAATSEEVAADTETQLEMMSKIRDASRELATTAKNLNELTSQYILS, from the coding sequence ATGATGCTTTCTAATTTTAAAAAAATATTATCCAGATTCAGATTTAATAACTTTATTAACTTTAAAAAACTTTCTAATTCTTTTATTGTACCAACTACTATTTTAGTTTTTATTGCATTGTCAACTTTTACAATTATCACTTCTTTAATGGAACAATCCAAACAAAAACAGGCTTTAGAACAAACAATAAATAATATACTAAAACTTGCTGAATATTCAGCAGTGGATCCATTATGGAATTATAATATGTCCGGTATAGAATATCTTGGTGATGCATTAATGGAAATTCCTGAAATTGCAGCTGTAAGTATTAACAATGAAAATGGAGTTGAAATATACGGAAAAGAAAAAGAAGGACCTGCATTTCAAAATTCTTCTTTTCTGACAACAAAAACAAGTGATGTAATAAAAGATGAAACAAAACTTGGTGAAATTCAATTGGCATTTACATCTTATTACACAAACAAGGCTCTTATAAATAAAATCATTGGCAATACAATACTTTCCTTAGGCGTTATATTAATTATTTTTATTGTTATTACTTTAATTTCAAAATCCATTTCTAAAAACATTGACAAAATAATAAAAGTTATGAGGGAAGTTGAACAAGGCAATCTCAGCAAGACAGTAAATATAACCAGTAAAAATGAAATTGGTGTTCTATGCAGGCAGCTTAATACAATGATACAGTCTTTGGCAAAACTAATTACTGAGTCTATTAACACATCAAGAGAACTTTTTTCGGCATCAGAGAATTTATTGGATGTATCAAATAAATATTATGAAATTATCGGCTCCACTTCAAGTGCCGTTGGCAATATAGCTCAGGGGGCAGTAGACCAGGCAGAACAAGTCAACAACGGTGCAATTAAGGTGAAAGAACTTTCAGATTGTATTGAGCGTGTGTTTAATTCTTCAAACCTATTAGCTGAAGAAATAGCAGCAACAGAAAATTATAAAGAAAGCAGTACTAATATTATTTCCGATTTACTTAACAAAACACATAGAAGCAGTATTGCCTTAGAAAATATATATAAAGCCATAATTGAATCAAACAAAGGTATCGAAAAAATAAATCTTGTCACACAAGTAATTTCTGATATATCTACACAGACTAATCTTTTGTCATTAAATGCTGCTATAGAAGCTGCCAGAGCAGGTGAGGCAGGAAAAGGATTTGCGGTTGTAGCCGATGAAATAAGAAAATTAGCTGATCAATCTTCAAAATCAGTTAAAGAAATCAATTTAATAGTAGCAGATATTTTGAAAAAATCCGAAAATACCGTAGAAATTGTTAAAGATATTGAGAGTATCACAAAATACCAATCTGAATCAGTCATTCACACAGAAGAAATATTTAATAAAATATCCGATGCAATTGTGAAAATAAAACTACAGATTAATGAGCTGTTTGATCTGTGTCAAAATATGGATTCTAAAAGGGAGGAAATTACCAGTATGATTGAAGACTTATCTGCAATATCTGAAGAAACTGCTGCAACCTCCGAGGAAGTTGCAGCGGATACTGAAACACAATTAGAAATGATGTCAAAAATCCGGGATGCAAGCCGGGAACTTGCTACAACAGCCAAAAACTTAAACGAATTAACCAGCCAATATATTCTCAGCTAA
- a CDS encoding substrate-binding periplasmic protein translates to MKMKSYFKMLSLLQVLLLLFLLISGCTREVDSSSGGNNKVDVPEATKASVEESDASEDSGAPEESETSETGTVNGTNISVSLPVIPPLITEEKTGAIVELVKAMADEYDDGEITLDVFPMARSIENVISGSADCHCPYIKNHNITDSDNMFYYTTEPFGMVIFVLYTNKNVKGLTPENVLDERFKVEIQPGHKEYLGDLPESPPEAGLQKVNSGRIDGYIATMSMCDQLIKTLDLKNIKRQKFDSFDTAIIFKKNDEGRQKRDIMNTLIKKIKDSGAYDEIMGEINSKEVFIPDEE, encoded by the coding sequence ATGAAAATGAAATCTTATTTTAAAATGCTTTCTTTATTACAGGTATTACTCTTATTATTTCTCTTGATATCCGGCTGTACACGGGAAGTTGATTCTAGTAGCGGAGGAAATAATAAAGTCGATGTTCCTGAGGCAACAAAAGCATCTGTAGAAGAATCTGATGCATCTGAAGATTCTGGAGCACCTGAAGAATCTGAGACATCTGAAACCGGCACAGTAAATGGTACAAACATATCAGTTTCCCTTCCTGTTATTCCACCGCTTATTACCGAGGAAAAAACAGGAGCTATAGTTGAACTGGTTAAAGCCATGGCGGATGAATATGATGACGGCGAAATAACTTTAGACGTTTTTCCAATGGCACGTTCAATAGAGAACGTTATAAGCGGAAGTGCAGACTGTCATTGTCCTTATATAAAAAATCATAATATTACTGACAGCGATAATATGTTCTATTATACCACCGAACCCTTTGGAATGGTTATTTTTGTGCTTTATACAAATAAAAATGTGAAAGGTCTTACACCTGAAAATGTATTAGACGAGAGATTTAAAGTTGAAATTCAACCAGGTCACAAAGAGTATCTTGGGGATTTACCTGAATCACCTCCTGAAGCAGGCTTGCAAAAAGTTAACTCCGGCCGTATAGACGGATACATAGCTACCATGAGCATGTGTGACCAATTAATTAAGACATTAGATCTAAAGAATATAAAGAGGCAAAAATTTGATTCTTTTGACACTGCTATAATCTTTAAAAAGAACGATGAAGGAAGACAGAAACGTGACATAATGAACACATTAATCAAAAAAATAAAAGACAGCGGTGCCTATGATGAGATTATGGGTGAAATAAACAGTAAAGAAGTCTTTATTCCGGATGAGGAATAA
- a CDS encoding ABC transporter permease → MLAKLLKYEFKATARLFIPLYIALIVFTLINRVVNTVEIVQKSIGINIKTLLSTISMVGYVVLIIGISAMTLVIMIQRFYKNLLGDEGYLMFTLPVKTWQNILSKLILAVFWTISSGLVTIISIIIISGVEGVSEGLIEISNYINYTFGIAGFISLPLFFILGISSNILMFYSAIALGHQFSRHKLIASLGMYCVVYLINSLILAALILMLRYIPICHEFFEYLFDYSTSMHWKTNIIVLKASIYPIILVAGQFVLINFLLKKKLNLE, encoded by the coding sequence ATGTTAGCAAAACTTTTAAAATATGAGTTTAAAGCAACTGCCAGATTATTTATTCCTCTGTATATTGCGTTAATTGTATTTACACTTATAAATAGAGTTGTTAACACTGTGGAAATTGTTCAAAAGTCAATTGGGATAAATATCAAAACATTATTAAGTACTATCAGTATGGTTGGATATGTTGTGTTAATTATTGGAATTTCTGCAATGACTTTAGTTATTATGATTCAAAGGTTTTATAAAAATTTATTGGGCGATGAAGGATATCTTATGTTTACCCTGCCGGTTAAAACATGGCAAAACATTTTAAGCAAACTTATATTAGCGGTTTTTTGGACTATATCAAGTGGTTTGGTGACGATAATTTCCATTATAATTATAAGCGGAGTAGAAGGTGTATCTGAGGGTTTAATTGAAATTAGCAATTATATAAACTATACTTTTGGAATAGCAGGATTTATTTCATTGCCATTATTCTTTATTTTAGGTATCAGTTCAAATATACTTATGTTTTATTCTGCTATTGCCCTTGGGCATCAGTTTAGCAGGCATAAACTTATAGCATCATTAGGGATGTATTGTGTTGTATATTTGATAAATTCCCTTATTTTAGCTGCTCTAATCTTGATGCTTCGTTATATACCAATTTGTCATGAGTTTTTTGAATATCTTTTTGATTATTCAACATCAATGCATTGGAAAACTAATATTATTGTCCTGAAAGCATCTATATATCCTATAATATTAGTTGCCGGTCAGTTTGTATTGATAAACTTTTTATTAAAGAAAAAATTAAATCTAGAGTAA
- a CDS encoding glycoside hydrolase family 9 protein: protein MIRKKFSNKTSAWIIVFIVLATVVVPFGNTANVSAELEFNYAKALQYSMFMYDANMCGTGVDENSLYNWRSNCHVYDAELPLDSINTNMSESFIEKYRHILDPDGDGTVDVAGGFHDAGDHVKFGMPQVYSSATLAWGFYEFRDAFEATGQDEHMKTILRYFHDYYMKVTFLDENGDVIAHCYQVGDGDIDHKYWNAPEVDEMFRRGWFATPELPSTDCISGAAASLAANYMVFKDEDPEYAEENLKYAKALFKFAYEHDKEVNTDGPKGYYTSSKWEDDYVWAAAWLYLATGEDFYLEEAFKYYDYYAPSCWTHCWNDVWVGAACILAEINDLYDKDGQVLEDRYKEATNKSPYEEIDFWSQIAKLAEGWMTGRSVIITPGGYAFLNQWGSARYNTATQFAALVYDKHNHGGPSTYSEWARGQMHYLMGDNPLGLCYIVGYNENSVKFPHHRAASGLSKCEDPDPHRFVLYGALVGGPGANDEHIDKTCDYIYNEVTIDYNAAFVGACAGLYEFFGDPSMQVTPDFPPEEDLGGGDEDGGSGKYWVEAFATEIIQDGAYKATEVTIYVRSTARKPSKNVSVRYFFDATGMSSLEPNYIEMRTLYDQTAAETDYAAEFTGPHHYDGNIYYVEIKWEGFPVANSHKKFQFALGTYAWGNSWDPTDDWSYQNLKIEESNYEGVPEKTDYICVYDDGVLVGGIEPDGTTPGDGEPKKDLIYGDINGDGIIDSIDAAFLSRYVLEIVDGFPVPAEAADLNGDGDINSTDYMLLGRYLLEVINKFPVESK from the coding sequence ATGATAAGGAAAAAATTTTCTAACAAAACAAGTGCCTGGATTATAGTTTTTATAGTTCTTGCAACTGTAGTTGTTCCTTTTGGAAACACTGCAAATGTCAGTGCAGAGTTAGAGTTTAACTATGCAAAAGCACTTCAGTATTCCATGTTTATGTACGATGCAAACATGTGCGGGACAGGCGTTGATGAAAACAGTTTGTATAATTGGAGAAGCAACTGTCACGTGTACGATGCAGAACTTCCTCTAGATTCCATAAACACAAATATGTCAGAAAGCTTTATAGAAAAGTACAGACACATACTTGACCCGGACGGGGATGGTACAGTTGACGTTGCAGGAGGATTCCATGACGCAGGTGACCACGTTAAATTTGGAATGCCTCAGGTATATTCTTCAGCAACACTGGCATGGGGATTTTATGAGTTTAGGGATGCATTTGAAGCTACAGGACAAGATGAACATATGAAAACCATTTTAAGATATTTCCATGACTACTACATGAAGGTTACATTCTTAGATGAAAACGGGGACGTTATAGCTCATTGTTATCAGGTTGGAGACGGTGATATCGACCACAAATACTGGAATGCACCTGAGGTAGACGAGATGTTTAGAAGAGGATGGTTTGCTACTCCGGAACTGCCTTCCACCGACTGTATATCCGGAGCTGCGGCTTCACTTGCTGCAAACTATATGGTTTTTAAAGATGAAGACCCTGAGTATGCGGAAGAAAATCTTAAGTACGCAAAAGCTTTATTTAAATTTGCTTATGAACATGATAAGGAAGTTAACACTGACGGACCTAAGGGATATTATACTTCATCAAAATGGGAAGATGACTATGTTTGGGCGGCAGCGTGGCTTTATTTAGCAACAGGGGAAGACTTTTATCTTGAAGAAGCTTTTAAATATTATGACTACTATGCACCTTCATGCTGGACACATTGCTGGAACGATGTATGGGTTGGTGCAGCATGTATTTTAGCAGAGATTAATGATTTGTATGACAAAGACGGACAGGTACTTGAAGACAGGTATAAGGAAGCTACAAATAAGAGCCCTTATGAAGAAATAGATTTTTGGAGCCAGATAGCAAAGCTTGCAGAAGGCTGGATGACCGGCAGAAGTGTTATTATAACACCGGGTGGCTATGCATTTTTAAACCAGTGGGGTTCTGCAAGGTATAATACTGCTACTCAATTTGCAGCATTGGTTTATGACAAGCATAACCATGGCGGGCCATCTACATACAGTGAGTGGGCAAGGGGACAAATGCACTACTTAATGGGAGATAACCCATTGGGACTTTGCTACATAGTGGGATACAACGAAAATTCCGTTAAATTCCCTCACCACAGGGCAGCTTCCGGGCTATCTAAATGTGAAGATCCGGATCCTCACAGATTTGTTTTATATGGAGCATTGGTTGGTGGGCCAGGTGCTAATGACGAGCATATAGACAAGACATGTGACTACATTTACAACGAAGTAACAATTGACTATAATGCTGCATTTGTAGGAGCATGTGCAGGTCTATATGAGTTTTTCGGAGACCCTTCCATGCAGGTTACACCGGATTTCCCGCCTGAGGAAGATTTAGGTGGTGGAGATGAAGATGGCGGAAGTGGAAAATACTGGGTGGAAGCGTTTGCAACAGAAATAATACAGGACGGGGCATATAAGGCTACAGAAGTTACCATATATGTGCGTTCAACTGCTAGAAAACCGTCCAAAAACGTATCAGTCAGATATTTCTTTGATGCTACCGGAATGTCATCCCTTGAACCTAATTATATTGAAATGAGGACACTGTACGACCAGACTGCGGCAGAGACTGACTATGCAGCTGAGTTTACAGGACCTCATCACTATGATGGTAATATTTATTATGTTGAAATAAAGTGGGAAGGTTTTCCAGTAGCAAACTCCCATAAAAAATTCCAGTTTGCATTAGGAACATATGCTTGGGGAAATAGCTGGGACCCAACTGATGACTGGAGTTATCAGAATTTAAAAATTGAGGAATCCAACTATGAAGGAGTGCCTGAAAAGACTGATTATATCTGTGTTTACGATGATGGTGTTCTTGTAGGAGGAATAGAACCGGACGGAACAACTCCTGGTGATGGCGAACCTAAAAAAGATCTCATATATGGAGACATAAATGGAGATGGAATTATAGACTCAATAGATGCTGCATTCTTGTCAAGATATGTGCTTGAAATAGTTGACGGTTTCCCGGTTCCTGCTGAGGCAGCTGACTTAAACGGAGACGGTGATATAAATTCTACTGATTATATGTTGCTGGGAAGGTATTTACTAGAAGTTATAAATAAGTTTCCTGTTGAGTCAAAATAA
- a CDS encoding glycosyl hydrolase has translation MRKRFIKGISFLLLWAIFLSFTTVCNAGNTSAKEEAVYLFKDGVLKGAEIHTDYSGESDEGSPFFLSGTGVLLLQKGTSVSVNVEVEKAGLYDIIVCYAQPFDHKKVQYLNINGTNQGEVNFARSLEWKEIPAGIVRLDKGINNIEFESYWGYTFFKYLIVKPADENITNLKVEKTLVNPNATDEAKALMSFLVDIYGKNILAGQQELCGSHNYEAAYKEFTYLKELTGEMPAVRGFDFMNYRAGGLGWDDGCAERVIEWYNEKGGIPTVCWHWFSPGDIGKTGDGSFYTEYTSFSISKALQPGTPENKALLADIDFMAQKLKQVQDAGVPILWRPLHEAEGGWFWWGAEGPEACVELYRLLYDKFTNEYKINNLIWVWTSYDYDTSAAWYPGDDVVDIVGYDKYNAKDGLPNGSAISSTFYNLVKLTGGKKMVAMTENDTIPRVQNLIDEKAGWLYFCPWYDWWILSEQNNPPEWVKEMYQSDYCITLDELPDLRTYPITGFKPPEPNDSPGEPEIFYGDLNNDNIINSSDAALLSRYVLEIIDKFPVPEETADLNGDGIVNSVDYTILQRYLLEIITRFPVEGN, from the coding sequence ATGAGAAAGAGATTTATAAAGGGTATTTCATTTTTGCTGCTTTGGGCAATATTTTTATCATTTACGACTGTTTGCAATGCAGGGAATACATCGGCGAAAGAAGAAGCTGTATACCTGTTTAAAGACGGTGTTCTTAAAGGAGCTGAAATTCATACTGATTATTCGGGTGAAAGCGATGAAGGTTCTCCTTTTTTTCTTAGTGGAACGGGAGTTCTTCTTTTGCAAAAAGGAACAAGTGTATCTGTTAACGTAGAGGTGGAAAAGGCAGGGCTTTATGATATTATTGTGTGCTATGCCCAGCCCTTTGACCATAAAAAAGTTCAGTACCTCAATATAAATGGTACAAATCAAGGGGAAGTAAATTTTGCCAGATCTCTTGAATGGAAGGAAATACCTGCAGGTATTGTCAGACTTGATAAAGGAATTAATAATATTGAATTTGAAAGCTATTGGGGATATACCTTCTTTAAGTACTTAATTGTTAAGCCTGCAGATGAAAATATAACAAATCTTAAAGTGGAAAAAACTTTGGTAAATCCTAATGCTACAGATGAAGCCAAAGCCCTTATGAGTTTTTTGGTTGATATATACGGAAAAAATATTTTAGCCGGACAGCAGGAATTATGCGGTTCTCACAATTATGAAGCAGCCTATAAGGAATTTACTTACCTAAAGGAATTAACGGGAGAAATGCCTGCCGTAAGAGGTTTTGATTTTATGAATTACAGGGCAGGCGGACTAGGTTGGGATGATGGATGTGCAGAACGTGTAATTGAGTGGTACAATGAAAAAGGTGGCATACCTACTGTATGCTGGCACTGGTTTTCTCCCGGAGATATTGGGAAAACAGGTGATGGCAGTTTTTATACTGAATATACTTCTTTTAGTATTAGTAAAGCACTTCAGCCGGGAACACCTGAAAACAAAGCTTTACTTGCAGATATTGATTTTATGGCACAAAAGCTAAAACAGGTTCAGGACGCAGGAGTGCCCATACTTTGGAGACCTTTGCATGAAGCGGAAGGAGGCTGGTTTTGGTGGGGTGCGGAAGGACCTGAAGCCTGTGTTGAGCTTTACAGGCTTTTATATGATAAGTTTACAAATGAATATAAAATAAATAATCTTATCTGGGTATGGACTTCTTACGATTATGATACATCAGCGGCCTGGTACCCGGGGGATGATGTGGTGGATATTGTAGGGTATGACAAATATAATGCCAAAGACGGTCTTCCTAATGGAAGTGCAATTTCTTCAACATTTTACAACCTGGTAAAACTTACCGGGGGTAAAAAAATGGTGGCTATGACTGAAAACGATACAATACCAAGGGTGCAAAATCTTATTGATGAAAAGGCCGGCTGGCTTTACTTCTGTCCATGGTATGATTGGTGGATATTGAGCGAACAAAACAATCCTCCTGAATGGGTAAAGGAAATGTATCAAAGTGATTACTGTATTACTTTAGATGAGCTGCCGGATCTTAGGACATACCCTATAACAGGATTTAAACCGCCAGAGCCAAATGATTCACCTGGTGAGCCGGAGATTTTCTATGGTGATTTAAATAACGACAATATTATAAACTCAAGTGATGCTGCATTGCTGTCAAGATATGTACTTGAAATTATTGACAAGTTCCCGGTTCCCGAAGAAACTGCTGATTTAAACGGGGACGGGATTGTAAATTCTGTAGACTATACAATATTACAAAGATATTTGTTAGAAATAATAACCAGGTTTCCGGTAGAGGGTAATTAA